The segment AACAAAAAACATAATTAAGACTGTAAATAGTATAGCAAAAAGCCATAAAGTATCTCCTGCCGCTGTTGCAATATCTTGGGTCTTACACAGACCTGCAGTGTCAGCTCCCATTGTAAGCGCAACCAAAAAAGAACACCTTACAGCTTTTAAAGAAGCAGCCATCTTAGAGCTCACTATCACAGAAATTGAAACTTTAAACAATGTGAGTGCTTAATTTCTGTTTTTTTTAAGAAAATGCATTGTACACTTGTATATCTTTGGCGTGCTTATTGTTTATCTATTTCAAGAAATTTATGGCGACTATGAGATTTATTTTGGTAATTATATGTATTGGTTTCACGACCTTTCACGGCGTGGCTCAAATTGACAGTCAAAATACAAGTGTCCGTTTTGAAGCTATTGATAACACTCCAGATGAAACTCCAACAGGTCTTGAGCTTCCAGATCTTGATACACCGAGCCTTACCAATCCAAGAAAGCCAAATGATGAAAACCCAGGCCTAGGAGAAGAAGACCCTGATATTGACTTTAATACAGATGATGGTTTGTTGGACTATAAAACCGATGAAGCACCAAAATATTTTAAGAAAAAAGACAAGCCCGTTTTAGCTTCATATTTACAAGACCAAAAGTTAGGAGATGTTAAAACTAATGGAGAATTTGTAAATGTAATGTGTCGCGATCACGAATTTGTTGATGGTGATCGCATTCGAGTATTTGTTAATGATGATGTAGTACGGTCAGATATTTCTTTAACGTCTTCATTTACAACAATAAAATTACCGTTACAAAAAGGAATTAATACCGTAGTTTTTGAAGCATTGAATCAAGGAACTTCAGGTCCTAACACAGCCGAATTGCACGTATATGATGATAAAGCTCAATTAATTTCAGCCAAAGAGTGGAATTTAGGCACCGGTTACCAAGCTTCTTTTATAGTTATTAAAGAATAATAATTTTCTAAAGTATCTTTACTTCTGAAAAAAAATAAAAAAATATGCTTACAGATTTTGAAAACTTACCAGACGATTCCCGTATCTGGATATATCAAACCAATCGTAAATTCACCGATGAAGAAATTGCTGAAATTGAACCAAAAACAGCGTCATTTTTAAAAGAATGGACTGCTCATGGTTCTGATTTACAAGCTGGGTTTGAAATTAAACACAATCGATTTATAGTTATAGCGTTAAATCAATCTATTACTACGGCATCAGGCTGTAGCATTGATGCGTCAGTTCATTTTATTCAATCGTTGGAGAAAGAATACAACGTAGATTTAATGGATAAAATGAACGTTACGTTTTATTCCGGTGATTACATAGCCCACAAACCTCTTTCCGATTTTAGGAAAATGGCAAAAAGTAAATCTGTTTCTAAAAACACAATTGTTTTCAATAATTTGGTGAATACTAAAGAAGAATATTTGGAGAATTGGGAAGTGCCAGCAAAGGAATCTTGGCACAATCGTTTTTTATCATAGTTTTAGTACTTTCGGTTTATGAAAAAATTGCTTTTAACCTCACTGCTTACATTACTTTTTACATCCGCTTATAGTCAGCAAATCAACCCATTGATTATTAAAGAAGACTTTGAAAATCAACAGAAATGGGTGGATAGTATTTATGGCAATATGTCATTGCAAGAAAAAATTGGTCAACTTTTTATGGTCGATGTTTTTTCAAGCGCACCAAAAGCTAAAATTGATAAAGTAAAAGACCTAATAAATAACCAATATATTGGTGGGGTTATATTTTCAAAAGGAGGCCCAAAGCGACAAGCAAAATTAAACAACGAATTTCAAGAACTTTCAAAAACTCCTTTGCTCATTGGTATGGATGCCGAATGGGGACTCGCTATGCGACTTGACACAACGTTCGCGTATCCATGGAACATGACTCTTGGTGCCATTGAAGATAATGATATAGTTCGTCAAGTTGGAAAACGAATTGGAGAGCAAAGTAAACGATTGGGGGTGCATATAAATTTTGCGCCTGTTGTTGATATTAATACCAATCCTAACAATCCCATAATCGGTAATCGTTCTTTCGGTGAAGACAAGGAGAATGTAACTGAAAAGGCCTTAGCTTTTATGAAAGGTTTTCATCAAGCTGGTATTTTGGGTAGTGCTAAACATTTCCCAGGCCACGGTGATACTGAAGACGATTCGCATAAAGTGTTACCTACAATAGATCATACTCGCGGGCGGATTGACAATATTGAATTATACCCATATAGAAAGTTAATTAAAGAAGGATTGAACAGCGTGATGGTAGCCCATTTAAATGTTCCAGCACTAGAAGATAAATTAAACTTTCCGTCGTCACTATCAAAAACAGTAGTAACCGATATATTAAAAGGAGAACTTGGTTTTAATGGTTTGATATTCACCGATGCCTTAAATATGCGTGGTGTTGCTAATTTCGATAAACCTGGTGAGATAGACCTCGCAGCTTTTTTAGCAGGAAACGATGTGTTACTTATTTCCGAAGATATACCGAAAGCCCATACCTTATTGGTTAACGCATATCGAGAAGGAGCTATTACTGAAGAGCGCTTAGCGCATTCCGTTAAAAAAATTCTGTATGCCAAATACAAGGTGGGTTTAAACGATTACCAGCCTGTTGACACTACTTATTTGGTTGAAGAGTTAAACACTGTAAATGATGATGCTTTATATGAAAAAGCGATGGAAAATGCTTTAACCGTGCTTAAGAATGACAAAGCAACGTTACCTATTAAAGACCTTCAGAAAAAGAAAATCGCATATGTAAATTTTGGTGATGAATCTGGAAAACCTTTCTTAGAAGAGCTTCGGAAATATGCCAATATAGATTGGGTAAAAGCAAATAATTTAGATGGCTATGTGCAAAAGCTGAAAGATTATAATTATGTAGTTATTGGTTTCCATAAAAGCAATGAAAACCCTTGGAAAGGTTACAAGTTTACTGAAAAGGAATTGGTATGGATATATGAAATTGCTCGGACTAACACGGTTATTTTAGATGTTTTTGCTAGGCCTTATGCACTTTCAGACCTCAAAACAGCTGCCAATTTTGAAGGTGTAATTCTATCCTATCAAAACAGTGAAGTTTCCCAGCAACTTTCAGCACAATTAATATTTGGAGCCAGAGAAGCCAATGGAAAGCTACCGGTAACGTTAGGAGAGGCATTTCCGCTCAACACACATTTTCAAACAAAATCGTTAAAGCGCTTACAATACGGAACACCGGAAAGTGTAGGAGTAAACAGTTATAAGCTTAAAAAAATTGACTCCTTGGCTAAGGTGGGATTGTGGGGTAATATGATGCCTGGTGCTCAAATTTTGATAGCCCGAAAAGGAAAGGTAATTTACAATAAGACGTTTGGGCATCAAACCCAGCAAAAGAAGAGCGCTATCACGGATAATAACCTGTACGATGTGGCATCACTTACCAAGATTTTAGCCACTTTGCCTATGGTAATGAATTTATTTGATCAAGGTGTGCTTACTATGGATACTACCTTAGGCGAAATGCTTCCGGAGTATAAAAACTCAAACAAAGCTAATGTCACACTCAAAGAAATGCTGTCACATTATGCCCGGTTTAAAGCATGGATTCCTTTTTACACCCATACTTTAGATACCATTACTCATAAGCCGGCTGCTAAATATTATAGTTCCACAGCAACTGAAAAGTTCAATGTTGAAGTTGCCGAGGATCTTTACATGCGTCGCGATTACCAAGACAGTATTTTTAAAATAATCAAGGATAGTGAGTTAAGACCGGTTAAGGGATATAAATACAGTGATTTACCTTATTATATTCTGAAAAAATATCTAGAAGAATTTTATGGTGCTCCATTAGAAACGCTCGTGCAACGTAATTACTATGAATCATTAGGAGCGAATCATACTACATATTTACCATTAAGCAAATTTCCAAAAAGTATGATTGTTCCTACGGAAATAGATAACTCGTTCCGTATGCAAAAGGTGCAAGGGTATGTTCATGACCAAGGAGCTGCAATGTTAGGTGGCGTAAGCGGTCATGCTGGTTTATTCAGCACCTCTAATGATATTGCTAAAATCATGCAAATGTACCTATGGAAAGGTTTTTATGGCGGAACCCGCTATTTTAAACCCGAAACATTAGATGCTTTCAACACGTGCTATTATTGTGAGGACGATGTAAGGCGTGGAGTTGGCTTCGACAAACCCCAATTGGGCGATGCAGGGCCAACGTGTGGGTGTGTTTCCATGACTAGTTTTGGACATAGCGGATTTACAGGAACGTTTGCTTGGGCAGATCCCGATTCAGAAATAGTATACATATTTTTATCCAATAGAACGTATCCTGATTCCCGAAATAGAAAACTGATAAGTAGTGATTTGCGTACAAAAATACAGCAAGCTATTTATGATGCCATTGATTATTAAAAAGAAAATAAAGTATGAAAATAGCCATTGTATGTTACCCGACTTTTGGCGGTAGTGGTGTTGTTGCTACCGAATTAGGCATAGCCCTATCAGAACGAGGCCATGAAGTTCATTTTGTAACCTATAAGCAACCAGTTCGGTTAGAGCTACTTTCAAAAAAAATATTTTTTCACGAAGTATCGGTACCTGACTATCCATTGTTTCACTATCAACCTTATGAATTGGCACTATCCAGTAAATTGGTCGATACCGTTAAGTTGCACAACATAGATTTGCTACACGTACATTATGCCATTCCCCATGCATATGCAGGTTATATGGCCAAAAAAATGCTAGAAGAAGAAGGGATTTACTTGCCTATGGTAACCACCTTGCATGGAACAGACATTACCTTAGTAGGAAACCATGAGTTTTATAAGCCAGCTGTAACATTTAGTATTAATAAAAGTGATGTGGTTACCTCGGTTTCACAAAGTCTGAAAGACGATACCAACCGTCTTTTTACTGTTGAAGACGATATCAAGGTAGTCCCTAATTTTATTGATATGGCGAAGCACAATCCATCTTTTACTGATTGTCAAAGAGATTTAATGGCCGAACCCCAAGAACATATCATAACACATGTAAGTAACCTTCGGAAAGTAAAACGGGTGACTGATGTGATTGAAGTGTTCGACCGTATTCAGAAAAAAATACCTGCTAAATTATTAATGGTAGGCGAGGGACCTGAAAAAGAAACTTGTGAAGAACTTTGTATTGAAAAAGGAATAAAAAATAAAGTTGTCTTTTTAGGGAATAGCAGTGAAGTAGGTAAAATTTTGTGTTTTAGTGATCTGTTTTTGTTGCCTTCGGAAAAAGAAAGTTTTGGTTTGGCGGCTTTAGAAGCTATGGCCAGTGGTGTTCCTGTTATTTCGAGTAATGCCGGCGGACTTCCAGAAGTTAATAAAAATGGAGTAAGTGGCTATTTAAGTGATGTTGGTAATGTAGATGAAATGGCTAAAAATGCCGTCTCAATACTTTCTTCTAAAGAAACTCTTGCAAAATTTAAAAAACAGGCTCGAGAAACCGCAAAAACCTTCGATACTAAAAATATTGTACCTTTATACGAAGCAGTTTATGAACAAGCTGTAAAAATGAAAGTGTAAAGTATACACTGTTTATCTGCTTCATAAAAATTTGATACGGATGAAAATTCTCTTAATGTCTATTGTAATATTATTCTCTACGTGTAAGGGTGGTCAATCACCTCAGGTTGAAGTATCTAATAATATTCCTTTTCAAGTGTTGGTTTCGTCATCACAAAGTAATATTGAAGAACCACAACGTAAAATCATTAAAAGCCAAGAAGAACTACAAACTCTTTTTGCTGAAATAAATAAGACACGAAAACCGGGAATCCCAATCCCTGAAATAGACTTTGATAAAGAAATAGTGGCTTTTATTAATTTTGGGCAAACCTCTACAGGAGGTTATACTGTTGCTGTTGAGAGTATAAAAGAAACTAAAGATAATATAATGATTTTTGTAGGTGGAACTTCGCCCAACCAGGGAGATAATGTAACCATGGTACTCACAACTCCTTTCACCATGATAAAACTTAACAAACAAATTTTACCAATCGTTTTTGAAGACTAGTCATTTCGACGAAGGAGAAATCACATCCTACTTAACACATTCTGTCAGTCACGAATTGTTTGATATTTGATGCTTTTTTATTGTGCTTTTATCTTTACGCTCAATTGCGATTCCTCGTCGTACCTCCATCAGAATGACAAATTCATTAATAGTTTCGTTCAATAAATTCCATTGCATTACCGCGTAGCACGCGTTCTACAATTGCTTCGCCCGTAATTCTATTAAAATCTTTTAAATTTTTTCGGTTTTTGGATATATATGCTTTGGCGTGTTTAACTAGCTCATCAGCCAGATCACGAATGTTTTCAGCGGTCCATATACCTTTTAAAGGGTTGATAATTCCATCAAAATCACTACCAATACATTGTATCCCCCAACAGAACAAACCTTCTTTATCCAGGACTTCAGCGACATGTTCTACTTGTCGCCAAACCAATAACGATTTTTTTTGAAGCTGTTTCCGTTTATTCGGAAAGTAGATTTTAGATTCCTTAATCGCTTTCGGGCTGCCTATTCGTCTTTCGTCTAACTGTATCCCAAAAATTCCATTGCTTCTTGCTATTCGTATAAATTCAGTATCAAAAAAATTAATATCTATTTGGTTGAAATATTCAGCTCGATCTGGATAATCTGTTTTATTCTTTTCAATCAAAGATCGATATCCATTCGCTGCTCCGTGGCTGGCAATTACAGGGATATCTTCAGTATTAAAAGCGGTGTCCAATAAACCATAATACGTTTTTCTGGAATCTTCGCTCATATGCTTTACATCTATGGGAATCCGATTTCCGTTTGTATCATCCAGTAACAAATTGATTGCCTCGAATCCTAACGGTGTTATCCCTGTGTTAATACCCCGCTTTTGGTTATTCTCTAAAGCACCAATGCTAATGCTTTTAGCATGACCGCATAGTTCATTATAAAAATGATGAGCAAAAGTGATAAATAATGGTCTGTGTTTCCATTGTTTTACTTTTTGTATGTTTTCTTTAACTTCAATAGGATTTGCTGTGTTTTCGTTTATTTTCAATCCGGTGTTGAATGCATGACCGCCCTCTATGGTTATTAATATATTTATGATTTTTTTGGTATCGGTTTCTAATTGTTTGTTGGTCTCAATCTCAGCATAACTGCTGACCACTCGGTAGGTGTAAAAAATACCGTCAACTTTTTCAACTTGATTATTGAGTTGCAGGAAAAAATCGTATTCCGAAAGTAAGTCTTCAAAATAGTTATCGTGACTTAGCACATAATCAATACGACTTTGGCTAATGCTAGCGGCGAGATTTACAAGAACATCCGTTAAACCCTTCCAACCCCATACTCTTCTGCTTAAGAAGTGTTTTTCAAAAGGATAGAGACTCACAATAACTACTTTAGTTTTTGCTTTTGCCAAAGCCGTCATATCGGTTTGGGTAAATTTGGTGAGTGTTACAATACGGTTTACAAACTTCTCCAAAAAGTTTGGCGGACTGTAATGCCAAATTGAATTTTTACGGCCAGTGTTGAGTGCATTTTGCTTTTTAGGGATGTATTTAAAACTTTTGCTATATGGTTTTAAAGAAGGATGGCAATGGATGTCTGTATAATGCGTTTCCATAATTGGTTTGTACCGTGTTGTATTTCATAAAGTTAAGCAACATAATCTACAAACGAAAGGAGTTTTATCCTGAAATTTGACATAAAAAAACCCTTGCTGATAACAAGGGTTTGATTTTCTATGCTTTTTACTGTTTAGAATTGGTAGCGAACACCTAATGCAATGTCGAAATCTACATCGTCATTGTAGTCGCCAAATCCAAATTCAGGTCTAAAGTCTAATGATAATAATAATGGAATATCAAAATTATATTCAATACCAATATCACCAGCTAGAAATACATAGGTTTCGGTATCATCAAACCTATCATCATCATTGTCAAAAAAGTCATCATCAAAATCTACTTGAGCAATACCAGCACCTGGACCAGCATACCAATTAAAGCCGCCGTCAATATTCCATACCCATTGGTATATACCTACGAGCTTATAAGCATCAAAATTATTATTGCTTCTCCAGCCTAAACCAAACTCAAGGCGGTTATTATCTCCTACAGCACGTTGGTAATTTATTTCGGTACCAAAACCATCACTGTCACCAAGGCGTAGTCCAATTGCGTTATCTGCAATTTCTTGTGCTTGTGCACTAAAAGAAAAGGCTCCAATAGCTATTAAAATCAATACTAATTTTTTCATAATTGTTGTTTTATGTTTGTTAACTAAGCAAATGTAGGTTGATTATATACACGTATGTGTTAACGCGTTCCTAACTTTAAAAGTGTATTTTAGAAAGTTTTGTTAAAGAAGAAACACTCGTTTTTTTACATTTACATAAATACTATGAAAAAAGAGTTTGCTTATTTTACGGCCATTTTTGAAGGCGATTTTTACTATGATGATCTTCATAAATCAATTTATGCTACAGATGCTTCGGTGTATCGTAAACTTCCGCTAGCAGTGGCTTTTCCTAAAACGGAATACGCGATTCAACAATTAATTGAATTTGCTCAAAAAAATAATACATCACTTATTCCACGAACAGCCGGAACCTCATTAGCAGGGCAATGTGTGGGCGATGGAATTGTCGTAGATGTTTCTAAATATTTTACTAATATCATTTCTGTTGATATCCAGAATAAAGCGGTAACCGTGCAACCGGGTGTTATTCGTGATGAATTAAATACTTATTTAAAGGAATACGACTTGTTTTTTGGGCCTAATACGTCAACATCCAATCGATGTATGATTGGCGGAATGGTAGGTAATAACAGTAGCGGTACAACATCGATTCAATACGGAGTAACACGTGATAAAGTGTTGCAGTTAAAAACGATTCTGGCAAATGGTGAAAGGTCAGTCTTTAATTCAATATCTAAAGAGAGATTTCTTCAGAAAACAAAAGAAAATACATTTGAAGGGGCAATTTATAAAACAATATATGCTGAATTAGCTTCAGAAGCAACTCGGACTGAAATCAAAAGCCAATTTCCAAAAGCTGAAATACACCGTAGAAACACAGGATATGCAGTCGATGCATTAATCGATACCGAACTATTTGATGAGAATTCAGAGGAAAAGATAAACCTTTGTAAACTACTCTGCGGAAGTGAAGGAACCCTTGCCTTTACTACCGAAATCACGCTTCAGTTAGATGATTTACCGCCTCAATACACTGCCATGGTGGTGTCGCAATACAAAAGTCTGGAAAATTGTTTAAATGACGTTTCCGTAGCGATGCAGCACAATTTGCATACCTGCGAAATGATGGACGATGTAATTTTGAATTGCACCAAAGACAGTAAAAAATATGAATCCTATCGCTTTTTCGTAGAAGGCGAACCTAAAGCCTTGCTACTGCTTGAATTAAAAGCTGATACAGTTAAAGATCTGGAACGCCAAACGGAGGCTTTGTTGCTTTCTCTTTCCACTTCAGGTTTAAGTTATACGATGCCTGTTTTAAAAGGGGGTGAAATCAATATGGCATTGGAGCTTCGAAAGGCAGGACTCGGACTCTTAGGCAATATGGTGGGCGACAAAAAAGCCGTGGCCTGTATTGAGGATACAGCAGTAGCGTTAGAAGATTTGCCTAGTTATATAGCTGACTTCACTGCGTTGATGCAGAAATATGATCAAAAAGCGGTGTATTATGCACACGCCGGAGCGGG is part of the Marixanthomonas ophiurae genome and harbors:
- a CDS encoding carbohydrate-binding protein, with protein sequence MRFILVIICIGFTTFHGVAQIDSQNTSVRFEAIDNTPDETPTGLELPDLDTPSLTNPRKPNDENPGLGEEDPDIDFNTDDGLLDYKTDEAPKYFKKKDKPVLASYLQDQKLGDVKTNGEFVNVMCRDHEFVDGDRIRVFVNDDVVRSDISLTSSFTTIKLPLQKGINTVVFEALNQGTSGPNTAELHVYDDKAQLISAKEWNLGTGYQASFIVIKE
- a CDS encoding ABC transporter ATPase, which produces MLTDFENLPDDSRIWIYQTNRKFTDEEIAEIEPKTASFLKEWTAHGSDLQAGFEIKHNRFIVIALNQSITTASGCSIDASVHFIQSLEKEYNVDLMDKMNVTFYSGDYIAHKPLSDFRKMAKSKSVSKNTIVFNNLVNTKEEYLENWEVPAKESWHNRFLS
- a CDS encoding glycoside hydrolase family 3 N-terminal domain-containing protein, yielding MKKLLLTSLLTLLFTSAYSQQINPLIIKEDFENQQKWVDSIYGNMSLQEKIGQLFMVDVFSSAPKAKIDKVKDLINNQYIGGVIFSKGGPKRQAKLNNEFQELSKTPLLIGMDAEWGLAMRLDTTFAYPWNMTLGAIEDNDIVRQVGKRIGEQSKRLGVHINFAPVVDINTNPNNPIIGNRSFGEDKENVTEKALAFMKGFHQAGILGSAKHFPGHGDTEDDSHKVLPTIDHTRGRIDNIELYPYRKLIKEGLNSVMVAHLNVPALEDKLNFPSSLSKTVVTDILKGELGFNGLIFTDALNMRGVANFDKPGEIDLAAFLAGNDVLLISEDIPKAHTLLVNAYREGAITEERLAHSVKKILYAKYKVGLNDYQPVDTTYLVEELNTVNDDALYEKAMENALTVLKNDKATLPIKDLQKKKIAYVNFGDESGKPFLEELRKYANIDWVKANNLDGYVQKLKDYNYVVIGFHKSNENPWKGYKFTEKELVWIYEIARTNTVILDVFARPYALSDLKTAANFEGVILSYQNSEVSQQLSAQLIFGAREANGKLPVTLGEAFPLNTHFQTKSLKRLQYGTPESVGVNSYKLKKIDSLAKVGLWGNMMPGAQILIARKGKVIYNKTFGHQTQQKKSAITDNNLYDVASLTKILATLPMVMNLFDQGVLTMDTTLGEMLPEYKNSNKANVTLKEMLSHYARFKAWIPFYTHTLDTITHKPAAKYYSSTATEKFNVEVAEDLYMRRDYQDSIFKIIKDSELRPVKGYKYSDLPYYILKKYLEEFYGAPLETLVQRNYYESLGANHTTYLPLSKFPKSMIVPTEIDNSFRMQKVQGYVHDQGAAMLGGVSGHAGLFSTSNDIAKIMQMYLWKGFYGGTRYFKPETLDAFNTCYYCEDDVRRGVGFDKPQLGDAGPTCGCVSMTSFGHSGFTGTFAWADPDSEIVYIFLSNRTYPDSRNRKLISSDLRTKIQQAIYDAIDY
- the bshA gene encoding N-acetyl-alpha-D-glucosaminyl L-malate synthase BshA — protein: MKIAIVCYPTFGGSGVVATELGIALSERGHEVHFVTYKQPVRLELLSKKIFFHEVSVPDYPLFHYQPYELALSSKLVDTVKLHNIDLLHVHYAIPHAYAGYMAKKMLEEEGIYLPMVTTLHGTDITLVGNHEFYKPAVTFSINKSDVVTSVSQSLKDDTNRLFTVEDDIKVVPNFIDMAKHNPSFTDCQRDLMAEPQEHIITHVSNLRKVKRVTDVIEVFDRIQKKIPAKLLMVGEGPEKETCEELCIEKGIKNKVVFLGNSSEVGKILCFSDLFLLPSEKESFGLAALEAMASGVPVISSNAGGLPEVNKNGVSGYLSDVGNVDEMAKNAVSILSSKETLAKFKKQARETAKTFDTKNIVPLYEAVYEQAVKMKV
- a CDS encoding protease complex subunit PrcB family protein, which translates into the protein MKILLMSIVILFSTCKGGQSPQVEVSNNIPFQVLVSSSQSNIEEPQRKIIKSQEELQTLFAEINKTRKPGIPIPEIDFDKEIVAFINFGQTSTGGYTVAVESIKETKDNIMIFVGGTSPNQGDNVTMVLTTPFTMIKLNKQILPIVFED
- a CDS encoding membrane dipeptidase — its product is METHYTDIHCHPSLKPYSKSFKYIPKKQNALNTGRKNSIWHYSPPNFLEKFVNRIVTLTKFTQTDMTALAKAKTKVVIVSLYPFEKHFLSRRVWGWKGLTDVLVNLAASISQSRIDYVLSHDNYFEDLLSEYDFFLQLNNQVEKVDGIFYTYRVVSSYAEIETNKQLETDTKKIINILITIEGGHAFNTGLKINENTANPIEVKENIQKVKQWKHRPLFITFAHHFYNELCGHAKSISIGALENNQKRGINTGITPLGFEAINLLLDDTNGNRIPIDVKHMSEDSRKTYYGLLDTAFNTEDIPVIASHGAANGYRSLIEKNKTDYPDRAEYFNQIDINFFDTEFIRIARSNGIFGIQLDERRIGSPKAIKESKIYFPNKRKQLQKKSLLVWRQVEHVAEVLDKEGLFCWGIQCIGSDFDGIINPLKGIWTAENIRDLADELVKHAKAYISKNRKNLKDFNRITGEAIVERVLRGNAMEFIERNY